The Cardinium endosymbiont of Culicoides punctatus genome has a segment encoding these proteins:
- a CDS encoding ATP-dependent Clp protease proteolytic subunit, protein MAKKIEDNNETSSNVSTSNGINNNDVDMRAELEAENALRRARLEKQLSGIVDKIERLRLEREHARLLKDVEDEKVREEHDKAMRLLHMEKERLVVEMELEQVKFTKQMKVHHVQIAELEMKANLERSHTQLLQEQRNRLQAEIHALQTAVDREKYTHKKPVYLKEPLRKADNILVVSDRCIPLNGSIMPWSANHIVDQIQYFNNKDSSSPIFIIIGASPGGSVEAGYHILQAMHASKAPIYVVVKQYAGSMAAIIATLATKSYACPDAEILHHHPSMNYFFDSRNLPVLEEDCKMLKEIWERLGGKIAKKMGISLKEFSKKLYEKSVTGDWREYADGAKKLKWVDYVIHGIEDTGINALPNPDNYTWKKYFEDCYGFDASSNAPLSAEITAYYASAPHDFDYSYRPSQSKQNQQAQVVSKLNH, encoded by the coding sequence ATGGCAAAAAAGATTGAGGATAATAACGAAACATCTTCCAATGTATCTACATCAAATGGTATAAATAATAATGATGTAGATATGCGTGCTGAACTGGAAGCTGAAAATGCGCTTCGTAGAGCTCGTTTAGAAAAACAACTTTCAGGTATTGTTGATAAGATTGAACGACTTCGTCTTGAAAGAGAACATGCACGTCTGCTTAAAGATGTAGAGGACGAAAAGGTCCGTGAGGAGCATGACAAGGCCATGCGGTTGCTACATATGGAAAAAGAAAGACTTGTCGTTGAAATGGAACTTGAACAGGTTAAGTTCACAAAGCAGATGAAGGTACATCATGTTCAAATCGCTGAACTAGAAATGAAAGCAAATTTAGAACGAAGTCATACCCAACTATTACAAGAACAAAGAAACAGACTACAAGCAGAAATTCATGCTCTACAAACAGCAGTAGATCGGGAAAAGTATACGCACAAAAAGCCTGTTTACCTTAAAGAGCCACTTCGCAAAGCAGATAATATTTTAGTTGTTTCTGATAGATGTATACCGTTAAATGGCAGCATCATGCCTTGGAGTGCCAATCACATTGTAGACCAAATTCAATATTTTAATAACAAAGATAGCAGCAGCCCTATATTTATAATAATTGGAGCATCGCCCGGCGGCTCTGTTGAAGCAGGATACCATATTTTACAAGCCATGCATGCTAGCAAAGCACCTATCTATGTAGTGGTAAAGCAGTATGCGGGTTCTATGGCTGCTATTATTGCTACATTAGCTACTAAATCTTATGCTTGTCCGGATGCTGAGATATTGCATCACCATCCTTCTATGAATTACTTTTTTGATTCCCGAAATCTACCAGTGCTGGAAGAAGACTGTAAAATGCTTAAAGAAATTTGGGAACGTTTAGGGGGAAAAATAGCCAAAAAGATGGGTATATCATTAAAAGAATTCAGCAAAAAATTATATGAGAAATCCGTAACGGGAGATTGGCGTGAGTATGCAGATGGTGCTAAAAAACTTAAATGGGTTGATTATGTTATACATGGTATTGAAGATACAGGTATCAATGCTTTGCCCAACCCAGATAATTATACTTGGAAAAAGTATTTTGAGGATTGCTACGGTTTTGATGCGTCCAGTAACGCCCCATTATCTGCTGAAATAACAGCCTATTATGCATCCGCACCACATGATTTTGACTATAGTTATAGACCAAGCCAGTCTAAACAGAATCAACAAGCTCAGGTTGTAAGTAAACTTAACCATTAG
- a CDS encoding SUMF1/EgtB/PvdO family nonheme iron enzyme, with protein MLFSFKYFRSSLSIIIRFARHGSSRLFLSTLVYLIVSGFGTVHPNQNGEILGRSNKKGWKNDAPAGMVLVPSGTFLMGGGVNQGVIERTNIIQRKTITQFYMDETAITNAQYREFISIVRSNPELYGLDETYIDEKLMPDKNVWKKDFGSRFMGDELTENYYDNPIFDNYPVVGITWEAAKEYAKVRSIYKNEYLKKKGLPLSPSFRLPTAAEWEYAAKGGQEHAQYPWGGPFVRDEQGKLLANFQATKGNFAECGYTYTSPVKAFPPNSYGLYDMAGNIAEWCEDDYTPLLAQKSCSINPVYREDGVAKVIKGGSWKDISYFLQTGVFDCEHKDKSRSFIGFRCVMPVM; from the coding sequence ATGCTTTTTAGTTTTAAATATTTTAGATCATCCCTCTCAATTATAATTAGGTTTGCTAGGCACGGTTCATCGAGGCTATTTTTATCGACTTTAGTTTACTTAATTGTAAGTGGATTTGGTACAGTACACCCCAATCAAAATGGAGAAATTCTTGGTCGTAGTAACAAAAAAGGATGGAAAAATGATGCGCCAGCTGGCATGGTTTTGGTTCCAAGTGGCACTTTTTTAATGGGTGGGGGAGTTAATCAAGGCGTTATTGAACGAACCAATATTATACAACGCAAGACAATTACTCAATTCTATATGGATGAGACCGCAATTACAAATGCACAATATCGAGAATTTATATCTATTGTTCGTTCTAATCCAGAACTATATGGACTAGATGAAACCTATATCGATGAAAAGTTGATGCCTGATAAAAATGTGTGGAAAAAAGATTTTGGATCTAGGTTTATGGGAGATGAACTTACTGAAAACTATTATGACAATCCCATTTTTGACAATTATCCAGTTGTGGGCATTACTTGGGAAGCTGCTAAAGAATATGCAAAAGTGCGTTCGATCTATAAAAATGAATATTTAAAAAAGAAAGGACTACCTCTTAGTCCTAGTTTTAGGCTTCCCACAGCAGCCGAGTGGGAGTATGCGGCAAAAGGAGGTCAAGAACATGCGCAATATCCATGGGGAGGCCCCTTTGTAAGGGATGAACAAGGTAAATTACTAGCTAACTTTCAGGCGACGAAAGGGAATTTTGCGGAATGTGGTTACACATACACTTCGCCGGTGAAAGCCTTTCCTCCCAATAGCTATGGACTGTATGATATGGCTGGAAATATTGCAGAATGGTGTGAAGATGACTATACCCCTTTACTTGCACAAAAAAGCTGCTCGATTAATCCAGTGTATAGGGAAGACGGCGTTGCTAAAGTAATTAAAGGGGGCTCTTGGAAAGATATTTCTTATTTTTTACAGACAGGTGTTTTTGATTGTGAACACAAGGATAAGTCCCGTTCATTTATTGGCTTTAGGTGCGTTATGCCAGTTATGTAA
- the gldL gene encoding gliding motility protein GldL: MNNNFSSFRDRFYTSIMPFVYNIGAAIVIIGAMFKLLNLPGGSLMLGVGLSTEALIFVLSSFEPKHPEVDWTRVYPELSTNYRGDTPRRNEVPTPGMAQKLNECLEQVKIDTTLLENLANSIRGFSDNVAAIPSFAQLGEVTENYIRNVGQATQVIGDVANVSDSINSMLHGFNKIASKDGLVNYANQIEEMNNMLATMNGLYKRKLHSMEEQTSSSNLLHEHLKNVLSEMEIAGNEVVNFKKELALLNQKVTSLNEIYAKTLTAFRG, encoded by the coding sequence ATGAACAATAATTTTAGTAGTTTTAGAGATAGGTTTTATACCTCTATCATGCCATTTGTATACAATATTGGTGCAGCCATTGTAATTATAGGGGCTATGTTCAAGCTGTTGAATTTACCTGGAGGGTCATTAATGCTGGGGGTTGGGCTCTCTACAGAAGCATTGATTTTTGTTTTAAGTAGCTTTGAACCTAAACATCCAGAAGTAGATTGGACGCGTGTATATCCCGAACTTTCCACTAACTATAGGGGTGATACTCCGCGTCGTAATGAAGTCCCCACACCGGGGATGGCTCAAAAATTGAACGAATGCTTGGAACAAGTAAAAATAGATACTACTTTGCTGGAAAACTTAGCAAATTCTATTCGTGGTTTTTCAGATAATGTTGCAGCAATACCATCTTTTGCACAACTTGGTGAAGTGACAGAAAACTATATCAGAAATGTAGGGCAGGCAACACAAGTCATCGGGGACGTTGCTAACGTAAGTGATTCGATTAACAGCATGCTTCATGGATTTAACAAAATAGCTTCCAAAGATGGATTGGTAAATTATGCCAATCAAATAGAAGAAATGAATAACATGTTGGCTACTATGAATGGGCTTTACAAAAGAAAACTCCATAGTATGGAAGAACAGACTAGTAGTTCTAACCTCTTGCATGAGCATCTAAAAAATGTACTTTCAGAAATGGAAATTGCGGGCAATGAGGTTGTGAATTTTAAGAAAGAATTGGCTTTGCTGAATCAAAAAGTAACTTCTCTTAATGAAATTTATGCGAAAACACTAACTGCTTTTAGAGGTTAA